The Paenibacillus sp. FSL R7-0345 DNA segment CGGGCCTGCTTACCCGGCAGCGCTCTGAAACTGACAGACGGATTGTACAGCTGACGGTGACGGAGAAGGGGCTGGACATCAGGGAGCGCAGCAAGCAGTCGATCAGAAAGCATCTGCAGCCTCTGGAGAACATTCCTGCTGAGGACGTCAAAGAACTGCTGCGGCTGCATGGTGAAATCATTAAAATATTAGTCCAAGGGAGAGAAAACAAATAACTATGAGTACAATAAATGCTAATGCTGCGGGCGGAGCCAAGGCGATCCGCAGAGGGCCGATTATCGCCGCGCTGCTGATCGGTGCATTTGTCGCGCTGCTGAATCAGACGCTGATGAACGTGGCCCTGCCCAAAATGATGGAGGATCTGAATATTGTGGCCAATACGGCGCAATGGCTGACAACCGGATTTATGCTGGTGAACGGGGTATTGATCCCGATCAGTGCCTATCTGGTGGAGAAGTTTACCACCCGCCAGCTGTTTATTACGTCAATGATCTTATTTTCTATAGGTACGCTGATTTGTGCGGTTGGCACAGGATTTGAAATGATTATGGTCGGCCGTGTCGTTCAGGCGGTCGGCGCCGGTATTTTGATGCCGCTGATGAACATCGTGTTCCTGCGCATCTTCCCGATTGAAGAGCGCGGTAAAGCGATGGGTCTGATGGCAGTCGCAATGATCTTTGCCCCGGCGGTTGGACCGACCCTGTCCGGCTGGGTTGTACAGAACTATTCGTGGCGTGTGCTGTTCTATATCGTACTGCCGCTAGCCATTTTCTCCACCCTGCTGGGGATGAAGGCGATGCAGAATGTCGGGCAGCTGACTTCTCCCAAGCTTGATAAAATAGGGATTGTCCTGTCGACGCTCGGTTTTGGCGGACTGCTGTACGGCTTCAGTGATGCCGGAACAGACGGCTGGAACAGTGCGACCGTTATTACCTGCCTGATCTTAGGGGCGCTTTCCCTGGTGCTGTTCGTATGGCGTGAGCTTACAACAGATACACCGCTGCTGGAGTTCCGGATTTTCCGTTACAACATGTACTCGCTGACTACTGTAATTAACATTATCGTTACAATGGCAATGTACGCCGGTATGATTCTGCTGCCGATTTACCTGCAGACAATCCGCGGCTTTACGCCGATGGAGTCCGGTCTGATGCTGCTGCCGGGTGCGATTCTGATGGGGATTATGTCTCCGATCACCGGTATTATTTTTGATAAAATCGGGGCAAGATGGCTGGCCGTTATCGGACTTCTGATTACAACAATTACAACCTGGGAATTCAGCCAGATTTCTGACACTACAACATATACTCATCTGATTCTGACCTATACTGCCCGGATGTTCGGGATGTCGATGCTGATGATGCCGATTGTAACGGCTGGACTTAATCAGCTGCCGCAGCGTCTCAGCTCGCACGGAACAGCAATGTCAAACACCCTGCGTACAGTAGGCGGAGCACTTGGGATGGCTCTCTTTGTCAGCCTGATGACCAACCGTACCAAGAGCAATATCACCGATGCTGTAACAAGCGGAGCTGTGTCGCAGACCGATAAGGCAGCGATGCTCAAGCTTACGCAGGAAGCGACGATCAACGGGATTACGCATGCATTTGCGGTTGCAACATGGGTAACAGCGGTGGCTCTGGTGCTGGCCTTGTTCATCAAGAAGACCTCGCCGCAGGCAGATTTCATCAAGACAGATGTAGCTGAATCTGCAGCATCCCATAGCGTTAAAACTCAACCTGTAAAGTAAATGTAAAAAAAGGGACAACTCCCGCTGCCGCTATGGCCGCCGGGGTTGTCTCTTTTTATGGTTTGTAGGGTTAATTTAGGTTGCCGGGCTGTGCAGGGGCGTTATAGACTGCGGCAATGCCGGCGGCGATTTCGCCCACCCTGCGGCGGATGTGCTCCGGCTCCAGCACTTCAGCATAAGTTCCAAAGCCGAGGAGAAAGCCATACAGCCAATTGTCTTCCGGGTAATATACAGTCACTGTATAGCCGCCATTTTCGTCTGGATGAAGCTGGCTGCAGTCAAAATAGTCCTCGGCAAGATGTCTGCCTGCAGCAGAGAACCGCAGCACAACAGGCGTTGTGCCTGACGGATCGCACCAGCCGCTGCCCCAGGGCAGCTCCTGTACAGGAATGTCCTGCCGGACATAGCGGCGCTCCTCTTTGGCCAGCGACTTCATACGCAGCAGCTTGAACAGCCTGAAATCGCCGCGCTCTGCACAGAAGCCGTACAAGTACCACGACTGGCCTTTTAAGACAAGCGTATAAGGTTCTACCGAGCGCCTGCTTGCTGCACCGCTGGCAGCCACATATTCGAAGGAGACGGCGGCGGATTCCTCCAGCGCTTCCTTGAGCAGCGCGAGCCGTTCCTCCAGCGGACCCTGCATTCCCCAAGGGGAGAAATCGACAACGAGCTGGGCGGTTTTGCTGCGGAAGGCGGCGGACTGGGAGGGCGGAATGACGCTGCTGATCTTTTCCATGAGCAGTGTATGTTCATTCCCGCCATATGAGGAGACGCTCTGCAGCGCAGTAAAAATATCAGCGAGCTCATGCTGGGTCAGCAGATTACGGTCAAGCCGGTAGCCCTCCATTAATCCGATACCCCCGCCTGCCCCCTGGTAGGTTACGACCGGTATTCCTGCACCGTTAATACTTTCAATATCCCGGTAAATGGTGCGTACGGAGACCTCGAACATATCAGCCAGCTCTTTGGCCTGGATCAGAGGGCGGTTCATCAGGAGAATCACAATGGAGAGCAGACGGTCTATTTTCACGGCGGGGCACCTTCTTTATTAAGATAAATTTCGCATAGCGGTCAACAATCATTCTATAATTTGGGCGGAGGAAAGAAAAGAAGGCATTGTCATAACTCTTTAATTCGACTAATATCTAATTAGATATTATATTAATTAGAATAGCGGGGTTATTGCGATGATTAGAGGGACTGCCGGTGCTGGCGTGCTGCAGCGCAAAGGATACTCCAGACTGTTTGCTGCCGGGCTGGTCAACGGAATCGGTGACCGCTTCAGCAGTGTGGCTATGCTGGCGCTCGTCCTGCAGCTGACAGGCTCGGGAATGGCTGTAGGGATTACTTTGGGAGTCAGGGTGCTCCCCTATTTGTTCATGGCGCCTCTGGGAGGGATGCTGGCAACCAGACTGCCGCGCAAAGCGATCATGATTGCCGTCGATTTGCTGCGTGTACAGGTCGCGCTGTCCTTTCTGCTGGTGGACGGGGAAGAACGGCTGTGGCTACTGTATGCCGGCAGTTTTATTATGGCTGCGGGGGAGGCGGTCTACAGTCCAGTGCGCAAGTCCGCGATCCCGCTGCTTGCTGATGCCTCAGCGCTGCTAAAAATAAACAGTCTGGAGCAGCTGATGAACGGTAGTGTGCTGATAATCGGCGCCTTCATCGGCGGTGTTGTGTCACTCTGGTTTGGCCCGGACATGGCTTTTGTAATGAATGCGTTGTCCTTTCTGACAGCAGCTGTGCTGCTGTGGGGGATTTCTTTTCCGCAGCCTGAGTCGGGGAACAGTTCAGAACGGAGGCGGCCTGAAAAAGGCGATGAGTCTGCTGCAAAAGAACAGTCTGAAGGAGGACGGCTGCAGACGCTCAAATATGTGGCCCGGGGCAGCCTGGTGCTGCAGATTGTAATTGCCTATGAACTTCTGGTGCCGGTGATAAACGGGTGGGACAATGTGCTGATCAGTGTGTATGCGGTGCAGGAATTTCATGCCGGAGATATCGGGGTGGGGGCTTTTTACGCGGCGCTTGGGATCGGGCTGAGCCTCAGCTTTTTTGCCGGAAGACTGCTGAAGAAACGGCTGCTTGCAGTTGCGCTCACCGGGCTGCTGCTGGAAGGAATACTGCTGATGGCCATCAGTAACAGCGGGAGCTTTGTGCAGGCGTTTTTCTTGTATATCCTGCTGTCTCTGGCGGGCGGTATCGGCAATGCCTGCCTGGATACGCTGGTTATGCGCGGGACGCCGGTCCGGCTGCAGCCGGTTATCTTCGGCATGCTGTCTGCGGTCAGCGGCACCCTGCTGGGTCTGTCCATGCTCACGGCAGGCTGGATGCTGGATTATGTGGAGCCGAGAACGCTCGGTTTTGCCGGGGGAGCCGGATTCGCGAGTATTGCGCTGTTGCTGGGCGGTTATGCTGCATTGCGCGGGAAGATGGGCAAAAGGGCCTCTGAATTAGGCTAATGCGGCGAATTGGCTGGAATGAGAGGAAAAAGGCCTCTGAATTTGGCTCATAGGGCGAATTGGCTGAAATGAGAGGCAAAAAGGCTTCTGAATTAGGCTGATGCGGTGAATTGGCTGAAATGAGAGGCAAAAATGCCTCTGAATTAGGCTCATGCGGTGAAATGGCGGGAATGAGAGGCAAAAATGCCCTTGAATTAGGCTCATACGGTGAAATGGCTGAAATCAGAGGCAAAAATGCCTCTGATTCTGGATAACTCTGCAAAAAGGGGAGGAGGGAGCATATTGTTAGTTGTGCGCAGAAAACAGTAGGGTGCAGGGTGAGGCCAGGACATAACATTTTAACAAGCGCAGAAGTCTGGTCTGTATTCTGCAGCCGCTGCGTTTAACGGGAGATGCCCAGCGCAGGGCTTTTTTTTGCTGAATAAATGGATCCGGTACTAGCGTTCTTTAGACGTTTCTCTCTGTTTGGTTTTCAGTTCAAGCTCAGGACTGCGCCGGAATACGCGTACAGCCAGAAAGCGCCGGTAGCGGATCAGAATAATCAGAGCGGCAAGTGCGGCAACACCCGAGACAATCCAGAGCGCGTACAGTTCAAACAGGTGGAAGATGCCCATCCACTGCGGTCCGAACACTTTTCCGATACCCAGAAACAGGATAACCCAGATCAGGGCGCCGCCATAGGCGTACAGAGCGAATTTCCGGAAAGGCAACGCGATAATACCGGCAAAATAGCCGGTAAAATGCCGGACGCCGGGAATAAAATATCCGATGGAAATCAGGAAGCTACCGTAACGCTCGAACCAGTGCTGCGTCTTTTCCAGCTTGGCCGGCGAGAACAGAAACCATTTGCCGTAGCGCTGGATAAAGGGAAGCCCTGCTTTTAGCCCGATAAAATAAGTGATGGT contains these protein-coding regions:
- a CDS encoding DHA2 family efflux MFS transporter permease subunit, which translates into the protein MSTINANAAGGAKAIRRGPIIAALLIGAFVALLNQTLMNVALPKMMEDLNIVANTAQWLTTGFMLVNGVLIPISAYLVEKFTTRQLFITSMILFSIGTLICAVGTGFEMIMVGRVVQAVGAGILMPLMNIVFLRIFPIEERGKAMGLMAVAMIFAPAVGPTLSGWVVQNYSWRVLFYIVLPLAIFSTLLGMKAMQNVGQLTSPKLDKIGIVLSTLGFGGLLYGFSDAGTDGWNSATVITCLILGALSLVLFVWRELTTDTPLLEFRIFRYNMYSLTTVINIIVTMAMYAGMILLPIYLQTIRGFTPMESGLMLLPGAILMGIMSPITGIIFDKIGARWLAVIGLLITTITTWEFSQISDTTTYTHLILTYTARMFGMSMLMMPIVTAGLNQLPQRLSSHGTAMSNTLRTVGGALGMALFVSLMTNRTKSNITDAVTSGAVSQTDKAAMLKLTQEATINGITHAFAVATWVTAVALVLALFIKKTSPQADFIKTDVAESAASHSVKTQPVK
- a CDS encoding YafY family protein yields the protein MKIDRLLSIVILLMNRPLIQAKELADMFEVSVRTIYRDIESINGAGIPVVTYQGAGGGIGLMEGYRLDRNLLTQHELADIFTALQSVSSYGGNEHTLLMEKISSVIPPSQSAAFRSKTAQLVVDFSPWGMQGPLEERLALLKEALEESAAVSFEYVAASGAASRRSVEPYTLVLKGQSWYLYGFCAERGDFRLFKLLRMKSLAKEERRYVRQDIPVQELPWGSGWCDPSGTTPVVLRFSAAGRHLAEDYFDCSQLHPDENGGYTVTVYYPEDNWLYGFLLGFGTYAEVLEPEHIRRRVGEIAAGIAAVYNAPAQPGNLN
- a CDS encoding MFS transporter, with protein sequence MIRGTAGAGVLQRKGYSRLFAAGLVNGIGDRFSSVAMLALVLQLTGSGMAVGITLGVRVLPYLFMAPLGGMLATRLPRKAIMIAVDLLRVQVALSFLLVDGEERLWLLYAGSFIMAAGEAVYSPVRKSAIPLLADASALLKINSLEQLMNGSVLIIGAFIGGVVSLWFGPDMAFVMNALSFLTAAVLLWGISFPQPESGNSSERRRPEKGDESAAKEQSEGGRLQTLKYVARGSLVLQIVIAYELLVPVINGWDNVLISVYAVQEFHAGDIGVGAFYAALGIGLSLSFFAGRLLKKRLLAVALTGLLLEGILLMAISNSGSFVQAFFLYILLSLAGGIGNACLDTLVMRGTPVRLQPVIFGMLSAVSGTLLGLSMLTAGWMLDYVEPRTLGFAGGAGFASIALLLGGYAALRGKMGKRASELG
- a CDS encoding DedA family protein produces the protein MEMLKWIQELFADYGYNVLFFGLLLEFVALPFPGETTMAFAGFLSYTGRLDFPTLVAVAFAGTTAGMTITYFIGLKAGLPFIQRYGKWFLFSPAKLEKTQHWFERYGSFLISIGYFIPGVRHFTGYFAGIIALPFRKFALYAYGGALIWVILFLGIGKVFGPQWMGIFHLFELYALWIVSGVAALAALIILIRYRRFLAVRVFRRSPELELKTKQRETSKER